A single window of Eleginops maclovinus isolate JMC-PN-2008 ecotype Puerto Natales chromosome 19, JC_Emac_rtc_rv5, whole genome shotgun sequence DNA harbors:
- the LOC134881126 gene encoding protein FAM200A-like, which translates to MVACDSLMVMSCVANLTYYSLRTVLRAKLTHIYKHSRREYFKIGCSTANICYICTSLAIYLAPMDRFVVRKVPEGQAAMTEGQAATTEGQAATIGQGQASEASTSQKRRQRKYNEEYVKYGFTVTTDRAGEEVPLCFVCSTILCNEAMKPSKLTRHMETHHVHLKAKPVEYMQQMLRDFKGQQATMRKSAKINENALKASYLVALRVAKSKKPHTIAEQLILPAAIDMCRAMVSEECANKLKTIPLSDNTIGRRIGEMANDVKDQLMAKLQTVLFSLQIDETTDVTNDAQLLTFVRYEDSGTMCEEFLFCKPLPGRTTGVEIFKALDDFFTEHNISWQRCVALCSDGARAMSGSKTGLFAHVRRVAPGVIWTHCLIHREALASKDLSVELSGVFDVVVKTVNFIKRNALNTRLFSSLCHDLGSEHSSLLYHSEVRWLSRGAVLARVFELRGAIYEFLCEKHSDLASNFNDSYWLTKLAYLTDVFAELNKLNSSMQGRDANVMQLYEKLDAFVKKMSKWIERVESNNLAMFPSVEEYPDSTDINDTICEHLRKLVRQFAKYFTDSEEWRRDSKWILLPFSDDASVGSSLTAVEEDKLIEMSTDSVRRHMYDTQPLVKFWISCQTEFPQLAAKAMRCLLPFPTTYLCESGFSTLAYLKNKYRARLDPENDMRLSLSTISPRIDRLCGLHHAQISH; encoded by the coding sequence atggtagcctgtgattcgctaatggtaatgagttgcgtcgctaacctcacttattattcattacgtacagtcttgcgagcaaagttgacacacatttataagcatagccgacgagagtattttaagataggttgtagtacagcaaacatttgttacatatgtactagtctagctatatatctagcaccaatggatcgttttgtagtgaggaaagtgccagagggacaggctgccatgacagagggtcaggctgccacgacagagggacaggccgccacgatagggcaaggacaggcttccgaagcgtcaacttcgcaaaaaagacgacaaagaaaatacaatgaggaatatgttaaatatggattcacagtgacgacagacagagcaggagaggaggtaccactgtgtttcgtatgttcaacaattctctgtaatgaagctatgaagccgtcgaaacttacgcggcatatggagacgcatcacgtccacttgaaggccaaacccgttgagtacatgcaacagatgttgcgtgatttcaaaggacagcaggctaccatgaggaagagtgcaaaaataaatgaaaacgcactgaaagcatcgtatctggtcgctctcagggttgcaaaaagtaagaagccccataccattgcagagcagcttatattgccagcagccatagatatgtgcagagctatggtaagcgaagaatgtgccaacaaattaaaaactattccgttgtcagacaacacaatcggaagacgaattggggaaatggcaaatgatgtcaaagaccagctgatggcaaaacttcagacagttctgttttcccttcaaatcgacgagacgacagatgttactaatgatgcgcaactgttaacatttgtgcgatacgaggacagtggcactatgtgcgaggaatttcttttttgcaaaccactgcccgggcgaactaccggtgtagaaatatttaaagcactggacgattttttcacggagcacaatatctcgtggcagaggtgcgttgcattatgcagcgatggggcccgagccatgagtggcagcaagactggactgtttgcgcatgtaaggagggtggctccgggggtaatttggacacactgcctgattcatagagaggctctcgcctccaaagatctcagtgttgagctcagtggtgtgtttgatgtcgttgtcaagacggtcaacttcataaaacgaaacgcattgaatacacgcctgttttcatccctatgccatgacttgggaagtgaacacagctctctcctttatcattcagaggtgcgttggctgtctcgcggcgctgtgctcgcccgtgtgtttgaactacgcggagctatctacgagttcttgtgcgagaagcattctgatctggcttccaatttcaacgatagttactggttaactaagctggcgtacctcacagatgtttttgcagagctgaacaagttgaacagctccatgcaagggagagatgcaaacgtcatgcagctctacgagaagctcgacgcatttgtgaaaaaaatgtcaaagtggatcgaacgagtggagagcaataacttggcgatgtttccttcagttgaggaataccctgacagcactgacatcaacgacactatatgtgagcatttgaggaagcttgtgcgtcaattcgcaaagtacttcactgattcggaagagtggcgccgtgacagcaagtggatcctgctcccattcagtgacgatgcatcagtagggtcaagtctgacggctgtggaagaggataagctgattgagatgtccacagactctgtcaggaggcatatgtacgacacacagccccttgttaaattctggataagttgccagacagaatttccacagcttgctgcaaaagcaatgaggtgtcttttgccctttccaaccacatacctgtgtgagagtggtttttctacactggcgtacttaaagaataagtacagggctaggcttgatccagagaatgacatgagactgtctctgtctaccatttcgccacgaatagacaggctgtgtggacttcaccacgcccagatatcacactga